A DNA window from bacterium contains the following coding sequences:
- a CDS encoding Lrp/AsnC ligand binding domain-containing protein: MAISAYVFINTDAGKVDKVLEKVKKLPDVKEAHIVTGYYDVIVRVQADDLLKLGEVVAEKIHEIDGVRSTTTSIIV, from the coding sequence ATGGCAATATCAGCTTATGTGTTTATAAACACGGATGCAGGAAAAGTTGATAAGGTTTTAGAAAAGGTGAAGAAGCTTCCTGATGTAAAAGAAGCTCATATAGTTACAGGATATTATGATGTAATAGTCCGCGTGCAAGCTGATGACCTATTAAAACTTGGTGAAGTAGTTGCCGAAAAGATACATGAGATAGACGGTGTGCGTTCTACAACTACTTCTATAATAGTTTAA
- a CDS encoding acyl-CoA dehydrogenase family protein — translation MELTQEQKLIQDMVRKFASSELLPVVAELDKSATYPHEIIKKLAELGFLGITIPEKYGGANLDTVSYCIIIEELSRIFGSIGTILIVNNALVAYPILKYGNEGQKSQWLTPLAKGDIIGAFAITEGTGFNFSDIETKATKINNGYGISGKKDFIPNAEAAKLFVIFANTENGVTAFLVDRESAGLKVTEKEDTLGIRSAGICNLEFNELKVSANAILGKEGDGLKISEEAINLASIGTGAQAVGIGQAALDDSIKYSKERHQFGRPICEFQLVQDMLIEMKIKVEAARLLVYDTAIKCDSGSSFGQDAAIAKLFATDAAMVAGIKSIQVYGGYGYTKDYPVERYFRDAKVIQVWGESSIAQKIKIAKALLE, via the coding sequence ATGGAGCTAACTCAGGAACAAAAGCTTATCCAAGATATGGTAAGAAAATTTGCATCATCTGAACTACTCCCAGTAGTAGCAGAACTTGACAAAAGTGCTACTTATCCACATGAGATAATTAAAAAGCTTGCCGAACTCGGCTTCCTTGGAATAACTATACCTGAAAAGTACGGTGGTGCTAATCTTGATACGGTCAGTTACTGTATAATTATTGAGGAATTGTCAAGAATTTTTGGCTCAATTGGGACAATCCTTATAGTAAATAATGCACTTGTAGCTTATCCTATCCTTAAGTATGGCAATGAAGGACAAAAGAGTCAATGGCTTACTCCACTTGCAAAAGGTGATATTATAGGCGCATTTGCAATTACAGAGGGGACAGGTTTTAACTTCTCTGATATAGAAACTAAAGCAACTAAAATTAATAATGGATATGGAATTTCAGGCAAAAAGGATTTTATCCCAAATGCTGAGGCTGCAAAGCTATTTGTCATATTTGCGAATACTGAAAATGGGGTAACTGCTTTCCTTGTTGATAGGGAGAGTGCAGGACTTAAGGTAACTGAAAAAGAAGATACACTCGGTATAAGGTCAGCCGGTATATGTAATTTAGAATTCAATGAACTTAAAGTTAGTGCCAATGCTATACTTGGCAAGGAAGGCGATGGCTTAAAGATAAGCGAAGAAGCAATTAATCTTGCAAGTATTGGAACAGGGGCACAAGCAGTAGGAATTGGACAGGCAGCACTTGATGACTCTATAAAATATTCTAAAGAACGACACCAGTTTGGTCGTCCAATATGTGAGTTCCAACTCGTCCAGGATATGCTTATAGAGATGAAAATAAAGGTAGAGGCTGCAAGGCTACTCGTATACGATACTGCTATTAAATGTGACTCAGGTAGTAGCTTTGGACAAGATGCCGCTATTGCAAAATTATTTGCTACAGATGCAGCTATGGTTGCAGGAATCAAGTCAATACAGGTATATGGTGGTTATGGATATACAAAGGATTACCCAGTAGAACGATACTTTAGGGATGCAAAGGTTATACAAGTATGGGGTGAGTCTTCAATAGCACAAAAGATTAAAATAGCAAAAGCATTGCTAGAATAA